One part of the bacterium genome encodes these proteins:
- the aspS gene encoding aspartate--tRNA ligase, with the protein MEFSMRFKRTHHCGELRKADVNKDIAVCGWVDTNRDHGGLIFIDLRDREGKTQLVFDPALSAEAHQTAAGLRSEFVILVKGKVTARSQEAINPKLPTGEIEVRVEALQILNRAKTPPFQVSEEVEVSEDLRLKYRYLDLRRLRMQQNLKFRHQVVRTVHHYLAGEGFLEVETPYLLKSTPEGARDYVVPSRIYAGNCFALPQSPQMLKQILMVAGCDKYYQLARCFRDEDLRADRQPEFTQIDMEMSFVDIDDILEKAEGMMAAIFQVVGLPEVKQPLPRLSYHEAMLRFGSDKPDQRFGLELKDITSLAGKADFKVFAEVVRSGGLVKGICVPQGASFSRMEIDSLIGFSQKFGAKGMAWFKVTDQGLESNLTKYFSPELLAEIQAALEGRPGDLLVFIADKPGITHDVLSRLRLHLGEKTNKIPKDQWHLAWIIDFPLFKHDDVNRRWDSEHHPFTAPHPDDISLLESDPGKVRSLSFDLVLNGVEIASGSIRIHQSELQAKIFSLIGMTDEDAKEKFGFLVEAFEYGAPPHGGMAIGLDRLVMLLTGEKTIRDVIAFPKTQKAQDLLTGAPGILHHDQLKELSLEVVEETL; encoded by the coding sequence ATGGAATTTAGTATGCGGTTTAAAAGAACCCATCATTGCGGGGAGCTGCGCAAAGCGGATGTGAATAAAGACATCGCAGTTTGCGGGTGGGTGGATACCAATCGAGATCATGGCGGGTTGATTTTTATTGATCTGCGTGACCGGGAGGGGAAAACCCAGCTGGTGTTTGATCCGGCATTGTCTGCCGAGGCGCATCAGACAGCCGCCGGCTTGCGCAGTGAATTTGTTATTCTGGTCAAAGGCAAGGTCACTGCCCGCAGCCAGGAAGCCATTAACCCCAAACTACCCACCGGTGAAATTGAGGTCCGGGTAGAGGCGTTACAGATTCTTAATCGCGCCAAAACACCACCGTTTCAAGTATCCGAGGAGGTGGAGGTGTCCGAGGACTTGCGTTTGAAATATCGGTATCTGGATTTAAGACGTCTCCGGATGCAGCAGAATCTTAAGTTTCGTCATCAGGTGGTCAGGACGGTACATCATTATCTGGCTGGAGAGGGTTTTCTTGAGGTGGAGACGCCTTATTTATTAAAAAGTACTCCGGAAGGTGCGCGGGATTATGTGGTTCCTTCGAGAATTTATGCGGGAAATTGTTTTGCGCTGCCGCAGTCACCTCAAATGTTAAAACAAATTTTAATGGTTGCAGGGTGTGATAAATATTATCAGCTTGCCCGGTGTTTTCGTGACGAAGATTTAAGAGCGGACCGCCAACCGGAATTTACCCAGATTGATATGGAAATGTCTTTTGTGGATATTGATGACATACTGGAAAAGGCAGAAGGGATGATGGCCGCGATTTTTCAAGTAGTTGGACTTCCGGAAGTGAAACAACCTTTACCGCGGTTGTCTTATCACGAAGCCATGCTGCGATTTGGTTCAGATAAACCGGACCAACGCTTTGGTCTGGAATTAAAAGATATTACGTCTCTGGCCGGTAAAGCTGATTTTAAGGTTTTTGCCGAGGTGGTTCGATCAGGGGGATTGGTAAAGGGTATCTGTGTTCCTCAAGGGGCTTCCTTTTCACGCATGGAAATTGATTCATTGATTGGTTTTTCCCAGAAATTCGGTGCCAAAGGGATGGCCTGGTTTAAAGTGACGGACCAGGGACTGGAATCCAATCTGACAAAGTATTTTTCTCCGGAACTTTTAGCCGAGATACAGGCGGCATTGGAAGGACGGCCTGGGGATTTGTTGGTTTTCATTGCTGATAAACCAGGCATTACCCATGATGTTCTTTCGCGGTTACGACTTCACTTGGGTGAAAAAACGAACAAGATTCCCAAGGATCAGTGGCATTTGGCATGGATTATTGATTTTCCATTGTTTAAGCATGATGACGTTAACCGGCGCTGGGACTCAGAGCACCATCCTTTTACCGCTCCCCACCCGGATGATATTTCGCTTTTGGAGAGTGATCCGGGAAAAGTACGCTCTTTGAGTTTTGATTTGGTTCTCAATGGCGTGGAAATCGCATCAGGCAGCATCCGTATTCATCAATCCGAGTTGCAGGCGAAAATTTTCAGCTTGATCGGTATGACGGATGAAGATGCTAAAGAAAAATTCGGCTTTTTAGTGGAAGCATTTGAATATGGCGCACCACCCCATGGCGGCATGGCAATTGGTTTGGACCGCCTGGTCATGCTTCTGACGGGAGAGAAAACAATTAGGGATGTAATCGCATTTCCCAAGACGCAAAAAGCGCAAGATTTGCTAAC